The region TTAATGATCAAAAGGAAGATATAAAAGCACTAGTCGATTTTTGTAAAGCTGTGCCTTGTAAAGTTAATTTAATAGAATATAATCCTATTGACGATGGTGAGTTTCAACAAGCAAGCTCGTCTGCAATTAATAATTATATTTCTAATTTAGAAATGAACGATATTACCATCAATGTAAGAAGAAGTAGAGGTAAAGATATCGATGCTGCTTGTGGGCAATTGGCGAATAAATCATAATTTAATTGAACGAAAATAAATAATAAAAGACCGTTATAAATGCGAAAATATGTAATTGTAATCTTGCTTATTTTAACGACCATAAGTATCAATTCGCAAGAGAAAAAAAAATCTTTTTGGAAAATTTTAAAAGGGAAGCCATTAGAAACCTCCATAAGTTTTCTTCCGATAGGGAACCATGTAAACCCTATAGATTTACTAGATACTTGGCTTACTGCCTTTAATTATAGAAGTGTAGAGGTTCTAGCATTTAAAAATTCAGTAGACGATTTAACCGTTGCTACCATGTATAAGAGAGAAATTGAGATATCAGAAAAATGGTCATTTATCTATGGTTTAGGTATTATGTATGGTTATGATGGTATTTTGGTAGATGTTCCAGGAATTCCTTTCAGAAAAACCTTTTTATTTCAAGGTCCTATTAACCCAATTACCGGTTTTACTTTTGATTATAGAGTTGCTAAAAAATTTAGTTTACAAGCCAGCATTTCTCCAGCGGTTTTTGTTTATGGAGTAAGATTTATTTTATAAGATTAAAATATTTAGTAAACCATGAAACCTGTAGAACAAATAAAACTTCCTATTAAAAGTGAGATGGAACTTTTTGAAAAAAAGTTCAAAGACGCGATGCTCTCTAAAGCACCACTTTTAAATAGAATTACATATTATATTGTTCGCAGAAAAGGAAAACAAATGCGACCCATGTTTGTTTTCTTAGTTGCTAAAATGGTTTCTGATGGCGGTTTTGATGAACGAACCTATAGAGGTGCTTCTGTGGTAGAATTAATCCATACTGCTACATTAGTGCATGATGATGTGGTAGATGATAGCAATAGAAGACGTGGTTTTTTCTCGGTAAATGCTTTATGGAAAAATAAAATTGCTGTTTTAGTGGGCGACTATTTGTTGTCAAAAGGATTGCTTTTATCCATAGATAATGAAGATTTTGATTTGTTAAAATTGATTTCAATTGCGGTTCGTGAAATGAGTGAGGGTGAACTGCTGCAAATAGAAAAAGCACGAAAACTAGACATTACAGAAGATATTTATTTTGATATTATTCGTCAGAAAACAGCTACTTTAATTGCAGCTTGTTGCGGAATAGGGGCAGCTTCTGTGGGTGCAAATCAAGATACAGTGCAACAAATGCGAAAATTTGGCGAATATATAGGAATCGCTTTTCAAATTAAAGACGATTTGTTTGATTATTCTGATGAAAAAATAGGAAAACCTACCGGCATTGATATCAAAGAACAAAAAATGACATTGCCTTTAATTTATACGCTGAATAACTGCTCTAAAAAACAAAAATCTTGGATTATTAATTCTATCAAAAAATATAACAAAGATAAAGTTAGAGTTAAAGAAGTAATTGCCTTTGTTAAAGAAAATGGCGGTATAGCATATACCATTTCTAAAATGAACGACTATAAAAACAAAGCTTTGGTTATTTTAGAAAACTACCCAGAATCTGCCTATAAGAATTCTCTTGTGCAGATGATTGAATATGTTGTAGCGCGCAAGGTTTAATTTAAATAGTTGCTTTTAAAGAGATTACAAAGTTTCTTCCGGGAGAAACAATTCCAGAGCTATAAGGTCGGTAACGTTTGTCTTCCAAATTTTCTACTCCCGTAGAAATTAAAAAATTTTCTGTAAATCGATAAGACGTTTTTACATTTAAAGTGATCCAAGAAGGAGAATATGGATTTCCATTTTCATCAATTGCATACATAAACTCTTTAGATTTTTCGGTAATTGGTAAATCATTAAAAGCTACAGAACCGCTATAATCTGCATAAAATTGCGCTTTTAATTTGCTTGCGTTATAGGTAACGCGCGTGGTGCCAAACCAAGGGGCGGCATGTCTAGAAGCACTTGTATCTCCATTGTCTAATTCTTCTTCTCCTTTTTGGTAATTAAAGTCTGATGAAATGCCTAAACCTTTTCCTAATTCAGCTTCAAAACTTGTTTGAAACCCATATACATTTGCAGCTGCAGCGTTTTGCAACGCTTGTACATTGCTTAATTCGCCATCATACATAATTTCAGTAAGACCGTTTAAAGTATAATCTCTTCGCACGATAGCATTTTGTAAATTGGTATAAAATCCTGTTACTTCAATTTTTAAGTAATCACCAAAAGTTTTTGCAATAGAAACATCTGTATTATAAGCATATTCTGCTTTTAAATTGGGATTAGGCACTACTACAGAACCTGGTTCTGAATCAAAAACTTTACCAATATCATCTACATTCGGTGATCGAAAAGCTGTTGAAAAATTTGTACTTAGTAACCAATCTTTTGCAGGTTTAAAGACCAACCCCAAACTACCTGTCCAAGCACCGTCATTTATGGTTGTTTGTGTAAAAGGAAGCGGATAAAAAGTAGTATTAAAGGTAGCGTTTAAACTGTATAAATTATAACGTAAACCAGATTGTAACACCCATTTTTTAGAAAAATCATATTGATTAGATGCATAAAAACCTAAAGAAGACCAATTGGCATCGGGGTATCGGCTAGGACCTTTCTGAGAAATATTTGTATCAATATTTGTTTGAACTCCTGTAGAATTTACATCGTTCAAAACATATTCTGTTCCGTAAAAGAACTTACTTTTTCTATTAAAACTTTTAACGAAATCTAAATTTGTAGAATAAGCATCTACTTTTTCTGTTCTTGTATTTCTGTTAGAATCGTTAAAATTTCTACTAATTCTGCTTTCTTCAAATTTTTGATAGGTTAACCTTAAAGTTACATAATCATAAAAAAGACTGTTTCCTTTTTTGTTGATCTCAAAATTATTCATCATCCATTTTTGTGGGCCGTATTTCCATTCACCATATCTCGGGTTGCCATTTCTTGTTCTTAAATGGCGATCATATCTGGCGTAGCTAGAGGTTTCGGATAAATGAAATCCATACTCAAAATTCCATTTTTCATTTGGTTTATACCTTACTTTTTGCATTAAATTTGTTTGGGTATAACCAGAGGGATTTTGAATTTTATTGTCTTTATTAGAGATGACAATATCTTGATTATTTTGTCTTTCTACATAAAAATTTCTTACATATTCGTCGGGTCCGTTGTTTCCCATTCGTAAATCGCCATAATCGTTGTAGCTTAAGCTTGTAACAAATGCCCATTTTTTATATCCTAAATTAAAATCTGTATGATATGTTTTTTCTTCGTTAGCAGATGAAAATCTACTAAAAGCATTCCCCGTAATTAAGGTTTCTTCGTTTAAAGATAGGCTAGGAGACAGGGTTTTAAAACTCATAACAGCCCCAATAGCATCACTTCCATAAATTACAGAACCTGGTCCAAAAATTATTTCTGTTTCTTCTAAGGCAAACGGATCTAAAGAAATTACATTCTGAATATTTCCTGCTCTAAAAATTGCGTTATTCATTCTAACACCGTCAATTGTGTAGAGTAATCTGTTGGTTGCAAAGCCTCTAATCATTGGGCTTCCGCCACCTTGCTGGCTTTTTTGAACAAATACTTTACCAGAAACCGTTAGCAGATCTGCGGCAGTTTGTGGGTTTATTAATGCGACTTCTTGAGGGGAGATTGCCTTGATTTTTGAGGCTAAGTCGGATGTTTTCTGTTGCCACTTTGTTGCAGAAATTACGATTTCATCAGTTCTTAAAACAGTAGGAATCAATTGAATTAGAAAGTTGTTTTTCTTTAAAATTTCATAGCTGAGATATTTTGTTTTAAAACCAAGAAAACGAATCTCTAGGATTTTTACGTTTATAAAGTCGCTAATATTTGCTTGGCCTTTTCCGTTAGTAGTTACATAGTTATTGGTGGCTCTGTTAAAAATAGTTACTTGTTCTAAGTTTTCTTTAGTTTCTTTGTTAATGATGGTTATTATTTGGGAGTGGGATGCGAAGCTAAAAGATAAGAATACTATAATTAAAATAACGTTTTTAATCATTAGAGAGGTCGTTTTGTTTTTGATAAATTATCATATTAATGATCAAAAATCATGCCTAGTTAGGTAAGGTAAAAATAACAGTAGGAATTTTATCGGAATTAGAGATTTAATAATTCATCAACAAAAGCTCTAGAATTGCTCAATCTTGGCACTTTATGTTGTCCGCCTAATTTATCTCTTTTCTTTAACCAATCATAAAACAAATCTTTTTTAGCAACATGAATTTTAGGCATTGCCAATGCCATAGAATTATATCTTTTAGCTTCATAATCAGAATTAATAGATTTTAAAGCATTGTCTAATAGTTCTGTAAAATAGCTCATGCTTTCAGGTTTTTCGTTAAACTCAATAATCCATTCATGACCACCACTGTTTTTATCTTTCATAAAAATAGGACCCACTGTATAGTCGGTAATTGTTGCGGCTGTTTTTTCACATGCTAATTTTAAAGCATCTTCTACATTCTCAATATTTAGTTCTTCACCAAAAACATTAATATAGTGTTTTGTTCTTCCGGTAATTTTAATTCTATAAGGTTCTAAAGATGTAAACCGAACCGTATCACCAATTAAATAACGCCACAAACCACTATTGGTTGTAATGACTAAAGCATAATTAACATCCGTTTTTACTTCGGATAGTGGAATTGTGGTAGAATTTTCTCCCTTATAATTTTTCATAGGGATAAACTCATAGAAAATTCCATAATCTAGCATCAACAATAACTCTTTAGAACCATTTCTATCTTGTATGGCGAAAAATCCTTCGGAAGCATTATAGGTTTCATAATATTGAAAATCCTTTTTAGGAATCAGTTTTTTATACTGTTCTCGATACGGATTAAAGTTAACGCCCCCATGAAAATAGACTTCTAAATTTGGCCAAACTTCTAAAATATTATCTTTTCCTGTGCGCTCTAAAACTCGGTTTAATAAGACCAACATCCAACTGGGTACCCCTACTAAACTGGTAATATCTTCATAAATTGTTTCATCAATAATAGCTTCCATTTTCGTTTCCCATTCTGCCATTAAAGATACTTCTTGGCTAGGTGCAGAGCTATAATCTGCCCAAAAAGGCAAGTTTTCGGTAATAATTGCTGATAAATCTCCAAAATAGGAATTACCATCTTCATGAATATCAGAACTGCCGCCTAATTTTAAACCTTTACCGGTAAATAATTGTGTTTCTTCATTATTATTAATAAATAAACATAGCATATCTTTACCTGCTTTCATGTGGCAATATTCTAAAGCCTCATTGCTTACCGGAATAAATTTACTTTTAGCATTGGTAGTTCCGCTAGATTTAGCAAACCATTTTATCTGAGTGGGCCAAAATAAATTTTGTTCTCCTTTTCTGCAACGCTCAATTAAAGGTTCTATACTTTCGTATTTTTGAATCGGAACATGCTTTGCAAAATCGTTGTAATTTTTGATAGTATCAAAATGATGCGTTTGCCCAAATACTGTTTTTCTTGCCGTATACGTTAATTTCAGCAACAATTCTTGCTGAACATCAGAAGGGTATTTTAAAAATAGTTCAATCTGATGAATCCGTTTTTTTAAAAACCAAGAAATGATTGAATTTACTATGGGAAATGCCATAATTTAAGTGCTGTTTTTTTGTAAGTTTGTTTACTGCTAAAAATACTAAAATTTCGTTATGCAATATCAAGGAGTGTTAAAAAAAATGAAAACTGAAAATTTAGAGCAAATTCAGTATTATTTAGATATGAAAACTGATTTTTTAAACATGAATCAGTTGTTAAACAAGGAAATTTCTATCAGTTTTGTACAATACGAATGCTTAAACTGCCATTTAGATAAGACAGTTTATAGACAAGGTTTTTGTAAATCTTGTTTTTTTGACATCCCGCAAGCCGCAGATTGGATTCTAAAACCCGAATTAAGCCAAGCTCATTTAGATATTGAAGATAGAGATTTGGCTTATGAAAAAGTGGTTCAATTAAAACCACATATTGTGTATTTAGCAAACTCTAGTAATGTAAAAGTTGGTGTGACTAGAAAAGGACAAGTGCCCACAAGATGGATAGATCAAGGAGCTCACGAAGCCATTGAAATTGTAGAAACTCCAAATAGATATTTAGCCGGAATTACCGAAGTTGCTTTAAAAGCACATGTTGCCGATAAAACGAATTGGCGTAAAATGTTAAAGAATGATATAGAAGATGTCGATTTAGTAGTATGGAGAGAACGATTGAAAGCTTTTATTCCCGAAGAAGCACAACAATATTTTATTGAAAACAATTCTGAAACTAGTATGAATTTCCCTGTGCATAAATATCCTGAGAAACCTAAAAGTTTAAATTTGATAAAAACACCAAAATACATTGGAAAATTAGTTGGCATTAAAGGACAATACTTAATTTTTGATGATGAAACTGTTTTGAACATAAGATCTAATGAAGGTTTGGTCGTTTCTATTGAAGTATAGAAAATGAAAAAAATGCTTCTTTTATTTCTTCTAGTTTCATCCTGTAAAAAAGAAATTTCATATTATCCTTCAAAGAAGTTTTTCAAAGAGAATAATCCTAAAGAAATTGTTATTGATGATTTAAATTATGAAGAAATTATAGATTCTATTTCTAACGAATTATTCAAAAAAAATAGACTTTTTATTGTTATCGAGGGGGATAAAGATATTTATAAAATATCACCATTTACGCATACTGGGAGCTTTATAAAAGAAAGGAATGGTTTAGAAATATGTAAGGATAGTATCGCTATTTTAGATAAGAAATACCCAAAATCTGAAATACAAAAATATTTGAAACTTCATTATGAGAATACTGGTAAAATTGAATCTTTATCAACTTCACCTAAAGATGCATTTGTCAAACTTGTTTATGAAAGGAATAAAAAAGCTGTAGAATTAAAAAAAACAATTTTAAATTTAATTAGAAACTTTGAGAAGGTTTCAATTAAAGATAAAGAGAATATTGATTTAGGAATCATGTTGAGTTTTCCAATTGAAATTCAAAGAGAAATTTCACCACCACCAATTCCTTTAGAAACAGAAAATTAATGATGAAAAACAACCTATTAAAAGTAGCCTTAGCACAAATTTCACCAGTTTGGTTAAGCAAAGAAAAAACAATCGAAAAAATTGAGAAATCAATTTTAGATGCGGCAAAAGAAAATTGTGAACTTATTGTATTTGGCGAAGCATTATTGCCTGGTTATCCTTTTTGGATTGGCTTAACAAATGGCGCAACATGGAACTCTAAAACTCAGAAAGAAATTCATGCGCATTATGTTCGTAATTCTGTAACGATAGAGAAAGGAGAATTGGATTCCATTTGCAAATTGGCAAAAGAACACAACATTGCTATTTATTTAGGAATTATGGAACGTGCAGCAAATAGAGGCGGACATAGTATTTATGCTTCTTTGGTGTACATTAATCAAGAAGGAAACATAAAATCTGTTCATAGAAAATTACAGCCTACATATGATGAACGGTTAACGTGGGCTCCAGGAGACGGAAATGGTTTGCAAGTACATCCTTTAAAAGAATTTACCGTTGGTGGTTTAAATTGTTGGGAAAATTGGATGCCTTTGCCTAGGACTGCCTTGTACGGTTTGGGCGAAAATTTACACGTAGCAGTTTGGCCAGGTTCTGATCATAATACGAAAGATATTACACGTTTTATTGCAAGAGAATCTCGTTCTTTTGTAATTTCTGTTTCTTGCTTAATGGCAAAATCTGATTTTCCTTCGGATGTTCCTCATTATGATGAAATTGTAAAAGATGCCCCACCTATTTTAGCAAACGGAGGTTCTTGTATTGCGGGTCCTGATGGAGAATGGATCATAGAGCCGGTTATCAATAAAGAAGGATTGCTTATAGAAACGTTAGATTTTAATCGAGTTTTAGAAGAACGTCAAAATTTTGATGTTGTAGGGCACTATTCGAGGCCAGACGTTACCAAATTAACGGTAAATAGAGAACGACAAAGCACGGTTTCTTATGATGATATTTTATGATTTTTGAACAAAAAGAAATAGAACTGAAACCTTACAAAAGGGGTTTTCATTCCATTACAGAAAATATTGTGAAGGCATTACCAGAAATAAAAACTTTAGAAAAAGGATTTTTAAAAGTATTTATAAAACATACTTCGGCAAGTTTAACAATTAATGAAGATGCAGATCCTACGGTTAGAGTTGATTTTGAGAGTCATTTTAATAAAATGGTTCCAGAAAATGTGGCTTATTACATTCATACGTATGAAGGCAGTGACGATATGCCTGCACATATAAAATCTTCTTTATTAGGAAGTTCAGTGGAGGTGCCAATTACAAAAGGAAAATTAAATATTGGAACTTGGCAAGGAATTTATCTATGTGAACACAGAAACTATGGAGGTTCTAGAAAGTTAGTACTTTCGGTTTTCGGAGTTTAGTTTTTAACCAGTTTTTCTAAAATAATCTCCACTCCAAAATTATCATTACTTTCAGTAGCATATTTAGCGAGTTCTGTAATGTCTTTATGTGCATTTTTCATCGCGAAACTAAAGTCTGCTTCTAGCATCATTTCTATATCATTATGATAATCACCAAAAACCATCGTTTCTGCTTTGGTTACATTTAAAAGTTGTTGTACGGCTCTTAATGCATTTCCTTTATTGGCTTTTTCATCAGAAATATCGAGCCAATTTTTACCGGATACTTTGAGTAAAATTTCTTTGTTTAAATGTTTAATTACTGGGTAAATATAATTTTCAGAGGATTCAAAGTGATAGACGGCAACCTTAAAAACAGGGATTGTTTTTGCAGTTTCAATTAAATTTTCGACTACTTCAAAGCTATGATAATATTCTTGGAATAGTTCAATAAAACGTTCGTCTTTACTTTCTATATAGGCGGCGTCATTGCAACATAGCACCATATTAGCGCCTTTAATTTCTCTTAAAATAGGAATCAGTTGTAATACTTTTTCGGGCTTTAAAAAATTAGATAGTAATACTTCATTGCCTTTTTTAGCAATACCGCCATTTTCTGCAATTACGTAAATTTGTTCTTTAATAACCTCTAACTTAGAAACAATGCTATTATGTTGCCTGCCACTTGCAGCACAAAAAATGATATTACGGTTTTGTAGCTCTTTAAAAAGATGAAAGAAACGATGACTAACTTCTCCTTTTGAGTTGAGTAAAGTACCATCCATATCAGAAACCACTAATTTTACTTTAGAAAAATCAATCATATTTACTTGGTAGAATCTCTTATTACTAAATCGGTGGTAATGACTTTGGTTAGGGTGTCTGTATTTTTATTTTCTAATTTATCAATTAAAATTTTAGCTGCAGATGCTCCCATCTGTTCTCCATGCTGACTAATGGTTGTCATTTTAGGACTAGAATGTCTCGCTAAAATTCCGTTAGAAAATGCAATGACAGATAAGTCTTGTGGAATTTTACGTCCTGTTTTTATTCCTGCTTTCATAGAGGCAACTGCGGCAGATTCGCCTGTAGTAATAATACTATCAATCTTATTTTTTTCTAAAAAAGGAATTAAAATAGTCTCATATTGCTTGTAATCTCTGTCAAATATATTAACGACTAAATCATCATTATACGGTAAACCAACATTTTCTAATCCTTTCTTATATCCCATAAAACGCTGTTTTCCGATATGAAAATCACTCATTGTAGAAACAAAAGCAATATTTTTATGACCACTTTTGTATAGAAACTCCACCGTATTTTCTACAGCATTCAAATCATCTGTAATTATTTTATCACAATCTAAGGTTTGCGCAACCCGGTCGAACATCACAATGGGCGTTCCGTTTTTTATAGTGTCTTGAAGGTGCTTATAATCTTCTTTCAGTTCTGTTTCTTTAGCTAAAGAAACAAGAAATCCGTCGATACTGCCGTTAGAAAGCATTTCAATAATTTCAACTTCCTTGTCAAAAGATTCATTAGAAATACAAGTAATTACTTTATATCCTCTTTCTAATGCTGTTTTTTCTATCCCTTTAAAAACTTGTGCAAAAAAATACTTTAACATAGTAGGAATTATAATCCCTATAGTTTTTGTACTTCTGTTTTTTAAGCTTAATGCATTAAAATTGGGTTTGTAGTTGTTTTCTTTGGCGTATTTTTGAATTTTATTCTTAGTTGTTTCACTTATTTCGTAGCTATCATTTAAAGCTTTTGAAACCGTAGATATTGAAACATTAAACTCTTTAGCGATATCTTTTATAGTAAGTTTTTTCATAGTTTAAAGTTATTGGGCAAGATATAAAAATATAACCACTCTGTTTTTAAGAAATTATTAAATTATCCTATTTTGGTTCTTTGTATCCTTTATTTCATAAATTAAATACAAAAATACAACCAAATACTCAATAAAAACAAACCATAAGTTTTCTTGCCAAGGCGAATTTGCATACGCTTGATAACTTAAAATAATGACCAAGCTCCAGACAACAGGAAACCTATATTTTGTAAAAATAGATAGTATTAAGGGGGTTGCCAAATACCAAGGATGTAAGGTTGTGGTGGTAAAATAATAAAAACATAATACAAATAACATTGCTGTAAATAATTGTTTTAAAGGGGTGTTTTTTCTGAAAAAAGTTACCATAAGTAGGAAAATAATAGTCAGAATGGGGGTTATTTTTCCAATAATAGCAATTTCATTATATCCTCTAAATAAATAGCCGATTTCTCTAAAAAGATAATAGAAACTTGCATTAAACTCAAAAGTCTTAAACCATAAACCCACGGAATTACTATAGTTTGTAATTAATTCGGGTGAATAAAAAGGAAGGAATAGAAGAATATTTATGAGGAAAACAATTCCGTAAAAAGTAATTAGTTTGCTGATTCCTATATCGTTAAGAGTCCATTTTTCTTTCTTTATATTCGTCTTGTTTTTAGAAGAAAGAGAGGGCTTCACTTCTTTTAAAATAACCTTAGGCTTCACAAACCATTGAAAAAATAAAGGTAAAAATAACAGCGGAATTAATTTTACAGCAATAGAACAAGCAATAAGAATTGCAGCCAAAATCCATTTTTGTTGATAAAGTTTGTACATACCAAAAATCAAAAAGAAAAGCATTACGGGTTCAAAATGTAAATTGCCAGTCATTTCTATGATGATGAACGGATTTAGTGCATACCAAAAAACATTTTTTATAGGAATTTGTAATTTTACCAATAGTTTTTTGGCAAAAAATAAAATTCCGATTTCAGCGAGAATAATGATGATTCTTAAAACTAGAATAGCTCCAAAAATACTTTTACTAGACAAAATGGCTGCAATTAAAAAACAAAGTTGATTTAAGGGCGGATAATTTGTGTAATTGCTTCCATTTAAAGTGCCCATTCCCTCGTATAAAGTTGAAGCTTCTGCAATTGGATGCAATCCTTCTCGAATAAATGTTTGTGGTAAAGATATGTAGGGATTGAATCCTTCAAGAATCATTCTGCCATCCCAAATAAATCGATAAAAATCTTGTGATAAATTTGGAGTAGCAAAGAGAAATATCAATCTAAAAATAACAGCAATGACAACGAGTGTTTTAAATGAAATTTGTTTGCTTTTTATGAGCAGATAAAAACATCCAAATAGCAAAACCCATAGTATCAGTAGTTTATTGAAGGCAGTTCTTTCTAAAAAATAAGCAAATACAAAGTAAATAATTACACTAAAAAAGATAAGAAAAGCGTCTTTATATTTATAGTAAAAAGACATTATGCTTTAGAAAAAATAGATTTAAAAAATACATAAGAAAATCCTGCGAAAAGCATAAAATGAAAAGGAAATAAACCAAAATCTCCTCCTTGATCTCCAACAATAAAAGCGCTGTACATTCCGAAAATAAAATAAATGGCAAGCAATCCTTCTAAAATTACATGAGCAGAAGGTTTCTGTTTAATGTATTTGTTCTTTTTCCAGCCGTCTTTTAAAGTGGTAATATTAAATTTAGGCGTCCGAATAAATTCACTTTTTTTACCTAAATGACCTTCTAAAACGGCAATAGTATTGTGTAAAGAAAAGCCCATCGCTACTGAGAAAAAAGTAAAGAATGCGCCAATATATTTAATGAATTTTACAAAGCCACTTCCATAAATATTTTTATACATATACCAGTAACAAATAAAAAATATAAGAGAGCTGGCAACGAAAAAGCTCATCACATAAAAGTAGTTTTTTAAATGGGCATATTCATTTTTAATATATAACATAGGAACACTTAAAACAGCCACCACAAAAATGCAGATAAAC is a window of Polaribacter litorisediminis DNA encoding:
- a CDS encoding polyprenyl synthetase family protein — encoded protein: MKPVEQIKLPIKSEMELFEKKFKDAMLSKAPLLNRITYYIVRRKGKQMRPMFVFLVAKMVSDGGFDERTYRGASVVELIHTATLVHDDVVDDSNRRRGFFSVNALWKNKIAVLVGDYLLSKGLLLSIDNEDFDLLKLISIAVREMSEGELLQIEKARKLDITEDIYFDIIRQKTATLIAACCGIGAASVGANQDTVQQMRKFGEYIGIAFQIKDDLFDYSDEKIGKPTGIDIKEQKMTLPLIYTLNNCSKKQKSWIINSIKKYNKDKVRVKEVIAFVKENGGIAYTISKMNDYKNKALVILENYPESAYKNSLVQMIEYVVARKV
- a CDS encoding TonB-dependent receptor produces the protein MIKNVILIIVFLSFSFASHSQIITIINKETKENLEQVTIFNRATNNYVTTNGKGQANISDFINVKILEIRFLGFKTKYLSYEILKKNNFLIQLIPTVLRTDEIVISATKWQQKTSDLASKIKAISPQEVALINPQTAADLLTVSGKVFVQKSQQGGGSPMIRGFATNRLLYTIDGVRMNNAIFRAGNIQNVISLDPFALEETEIIFGPGSVIYGSDAIGAVMSFKTLSPSLSLNEETLITGNAFSRFSSANEEKTYHTDFNLGYKKWAFVTSLSYNDYGDLRMGNNGPDEYVRNFYVERQNNQDIVISNKDNKIQNPSGYTQTNLMQKVRYKPNEKWNFEYGFHLSETSSYARYDRHLRTRNGNPRYGEWKYGPQKWMMNNFEINKKGNSLFYDYVTLRLTYQKFEESRISRNFNDSNRNTRTEKVDAYSTNLDFVKSFNRKSKFFYGTEYVLNDVNSTGVQTNIDTNISQKGPSRYPDANWSSLGFYASNQYDFSKKWVLQSGLRYNLYSLNATFNTTFYPLPFTQTTINDGAWTGSLGLVFKPAKDWLLSTNFSTAFRSPNVDDIGKVFDSEPGSVVVPNPNLKAEYAYNTDVSIAKTFGDYLKIEVTGFYTNLQNAIVRRDYTLNGLTEIMYDGELSNVQALQNAAAANVYGFQTSFEAELGKGLGISSDFNYQKGEEELDNGDTSASRHAAPWFGTTRVTYNASKLKAQFYADYSGSVAFNDLPITEKSKEFMYAIDENGNPYSPSWITLNVKTSYRFTENFLISTGVENLEDKRYRPYSSGIVSPGRNFVISLKATI
- a CDS encoding GH3 auxin-responsive promoter family protein, yielding MAFPIVNSIISWFLKKRIHQIELFLKYPSDVQQELLLKLTYTARKTVFGQTHHFDTIKNYNDFAKHVPIQKYESIEPLIERCRKGEQNLFWPTQIKWFAKSSGTTNAKSKFIPVSNEALEYCHMKAGKDMLCLFINNNEETQLFTGKGLKLGGSSDIHEDGNSYFGDLSAIITENLPFWADYSSAPSQEVSLMAEWETKMEAIIDETIYEDITSLVGVPSWMLVLLNRVLERTGKDNILEVWPNLEVYFHGGVNFNPYREQYKKLIPKKDFQYYETYNASEGFFAIQDRNGSKELLLMLDYGIFYEFIPMKNYKGENSTTIPLSEVKTDVNYALVITTNSGLWRYLIGDTVRFTSLEPYRIKITGRTKHYINVFGEELNIENVEDALKLACEKTAATITDYTVGPIFMKDKNSGGHEWIIEFNEKPESMSYFTELLDNALKSINSDYEAKRYNSMALAMPKIHVAKKDLFYDWLKKRDKLGGQHKVPRLSNSRAFVDELLNL
- a CDS encoding DUF2797 domain-containing protein; this encodes MQYQGVLKKMKTENLEQIQYYLDMKTDFLNMNQLLNKEISISFVQYECLNCHLDKTVYRQGFCKSCFFDIPQAADWILKPELSQAHLDIEDRDLAYEKVVQLKPHIVYLANSSNVKVGVTRKGQVPTRWIDQGAHEAIEIVETPNRYLAGITEVALKAHVADKTNWRKMLKNDIEDVDLVVWRERLKAFIPEEAQQYFIENNSETSMNFPVHKYPEKPKSLNLIKTPKYIGKLVGIKGQYLIFDDETVLNIRSNEGLVVSIEV
- a CDS encoding carbon-nitrogen hydrolase family protein, yielding MKNNLLKVALAQISPVWLSKEKTIEKIEKSILDAAKENCELIVFGEALLPGYPFWIGLTNGATWNSKTQKEIHAHYVRNSVTIEKGELDSICKLAKEHNIAIYLGIMERAANRGGHSIYASLVYINQEGNIKSVHRKLQPTYDERLTWAPGDGNGLQVHPLKEFTVGGLNCWENWMPLPRTALYGLGENLHVAVWPGSDHNTKDITRFIARESRSFVISVSCLMAKSDFPSDVPHYDEIVKDAPPILANGGSCIAGPDGEWIIEPVINKEGLLIETLDFNRVLEERQNFDVVGHYSRPDVTKLTVNRERQSTVSYDDIL
- a CDS encoding secondary thiamine-phosphate synthase enzyme YjbQ — its product is MIFEQKEIELKPYKRGFHSITENIVKALPEIKTLEKGFLKVFIKHTSASLTINEDADPTVRVDFESHFNKMVPENVAYYIHTYEGSDDMPAHIKSSLLGSSVEVPITKGKLNIGTWQGIYLCEHRNYGGSRKLVLSVFGV
- a CDS encoding HAD family hydrolase, encoding MIDFSKVKLVVSDMDGTLLNSKGEVSHRFFHLFKELQNRNIIFCAASGRQHNSIVSKLEVIKEQIYVIAENGGIAKKGNEVLLSNFLKPEKVLQLIPILREIKGANMVLCCNDAAYIESKDERFIELFQEYYHSFEVVENLIETAKTIPVFKVAVYHFESSENYIYPVIKHLNKEILLKVSGKNWLDISDEKANKGNALRAVQQLLNVTKAETMVFGDYHNDIEMMLEADFSFAMKNAHKDITELAKYATESNDNFGVEIILEKLVKN
- a CDS encoding LacI family DNA-binding transcriptional regulator, yielding MKKLTIKDIAKEFNVSISTVSKALNDSYEISETTKNKIQKYAKENNYKPNFNALSLKNRSTKTIGIIIPTMLKYFFAQVFKGIEKTALERGYKVITCISNESFDKEVEIIEMLSNGSIDGFLVSLAKETELKEDYKHLQDTIKNGTPIVMFDRVAQTLDCDKIITDDLNAVENTVEFLYKSGHKNIAFVSTMSDFHIGKQRFMGYKKGLENVGLPYNDDLVVNIFDRDYKQYETILIPFLEKNKIDSIITTGESAAVASMKAGIKTGRKIPQDLSVIAFSNGILARHSSPKMTTISQHGEQMGASAAKILIDKLENKNTDTLTKVITTDLVIRDSTK